A single region of the Sorghum bicolor cultivar BTx623 chromosome 7, Sorghum_bicolor_NCBIv3, whole genome shotgun sequence genome encodes:
- the LOC8060583 gene encoding uncharacterized protein LOC8060583 encodes MNNLMCQKTRSCDDARGEDAIHEFGVPRVRFEDLPMDVVYRIMSKLPPKEFARANVLSSKLRCTWSVCPRLTFDGVQVCKCHRWDLVQHTGRFIHEVNSVLQKHHDKVVETLEVRMDLVDSLLVHHLNNWVSFAASSGTKNLTLDLKPIDFFLKPQLERFVFPFQLLDSGRISRLQHMQLSFVSLKPHSHYRGFPNLRKLHLQLVHANKKDLGHVLSHCCNLEWLCIDRCHLNDELVVNGPLSHLLYLSIDCCEITKVEFHAMNLTTFEYYGRFIPIGLSHSLKIQSANIMFYAGVFQDVLVSILNGLPNVENLTFRIACLDLIKKQWLWDNPLKFSRLKHLQLYLNIPGRNEDSILYSVSILRATPFIEDLEVHFGGTTSLWLADVGPRRQDIGQCNPYNRLKKMWITGFKGVRGQVEFMLHVVENAPALEVLTVDTHKRSTSGGDSWTKKSGPPPFEEAKRIALTCLSRAISLSTKLDVI; translated from the exons CAATCCATGAGTTTGGAGTGCCAAGAGTTCGGTTTGAAGACCTTCCGATG GATGTCGTGTACAGAATTATGTCCAAACTCCCGCCAAAAGAGTTCGCAAGGGCTAATGTTTTGTCAAGTAAGTTGAGATGCACGTGGTCTGTGTGCCCCAGATTGACTTTCGATGGTGTTCAAGTGTGCAAATGCCATAGGTGGGATTTAGTCCAGCACACGGGAAGATTTATCCACGAGGTTAATTCTGTTCTGCAGAAACACCATGACAAGGTGGTTGAAACACTTGAAGTCAGGATGGATCTTGTTGATAGCCTTCTAGTTCACCATCTCAATAATTGGGTTAGTTTTGCTGCCTCGTCAGGGACAAAGAACCTTACTTTGGATCTAAAGCCCATAGATTTTTTCTTGAAACCTCAGCTCGAGCGCTTTGTGTTTCCTTTCCAACTTTTAGACAGTGGACGTATATCTCGCCTACAACATATGCAGCTTAGCTTTGTATCTTTGAAACCACATTCCCACTATAGAGGTTTCCCAAATCTAAGAAAACTTCATCTACAGTTAGTGCATGCCAACAAAAAGGACCTTGGACATGTGTTGTCCCATTGTTGTAATCTTGAGTGGCTATGCATAGACAGATGTCACCTCAATGATGAACTGGTGGTGAATGGTCCGTTGTCCCATCTACTGTACTTGAGCATTGACTGTTGCGAAATAACCAAGGTAGAATTCCATGCTATGAATCTTACTACCTTTGAATACTATGGACGGTTTATACCAATTGGACTCAGCCACTCATTGAAGATACAAAGTGCAAATATTATGTTCTACGCTGGAGTTTTTCAGGATGTCCTCGTATCAATTCTCAACGGTCTTCCTAACGTGGAAAATCTAACTTTCCGTATTGCATGCCTAGACCTAATAAAG AAGCAATGGTTGTGGGACAACCCATTGAAGTTTTCCCGTCTTAAGCACTTGCAGTTGTACCTGAATATACCTGGCAGAAATGAAGATAGCATTCTTTATTCAGTATCAATTCTGAGGGCCACACCTTTTATTGAGGATTTGGAGGTTCAT TTTGGTGGCACTACATCATTATGGTTGGCAGACGTGGGTCCTCGTAGGCAGGACATTGGGCAATGCAATCCCTACAATCGTTTGAAGAAGATGTGGATTACTGGATTCAAAGGGGTAAGAGGACAAGTCGAATTTATGTTACACGTCGTCGAAAATGCTCCTGCACTGGAGGTTTTAACTGTAGATACACATAAACGTAGTACTTCTGGTGGTGATAGTTGGACGAAAAAGAGTGGACCGCCGCCCTTTGAGGAAGCTAAGAGAATTGCTTTGACATGCCTAAGTAGAGCAATCTCACTAAGTACCAAGCTTGATGTTATTTAG